The following proteins come from a genomic window of Leptospira bandrabouensis:
- a CDS encoding DoxX family protein: MFYKLLATNKDITLTILRVVLGLAIFPHGAQKVLGAFGGYGFEGTMGFFSSLGIPYFFGLLAIIAEFFGAIGLILGLFTRLAAFGIAVTMIVAAVLVHLPNGFFVNNNGYGYEYHILAVGIALPLIIKGAGSFSLDDFLAHKIEG, encoded by the coding sequence ATGTTTTATAAACTACTCGCAACAAACAAAGACATTACACTCACGATCCTTCGTGTCGTACTTGGTCTTGCCATTTTCCCACACGGAGCACAAAAAGTTTTAGGTGCTTTCGGTGGATACGGATTCGAAGGAACAATGGGATTTTTCTCTAGTTTAGGGATCCCTTACTTCTTTGGTCTTCTTGCTATCATTGCGGAATTTTTTGGAGCGATTGGTCTTATCCTTGGACTCTTCACTCGTCTTGCAGCGTTTGGAATTGCTGTAACTATGATCGTGGCAGCAGTGCTTGTACACTTGCCAAATGGTTTCTTTGTTAACAATAACGGTTATGGTTATGAATACCACATCCTAGCTGTAGGCATTGCACTTCCATTAATCATCAAAGGCGCTGGTTCGTTCTCTTTAGATGATTTCCTTGCACATAAAATCGAAGGATAA
- a CDS encoding LIC13212 family protein, with protein sequence MILRFSIALFFLLGISAVYAEKPASATLKERETQKQIDLQRKNGFGDNEIDTLHANIIGNLRKMKKLQDLGVDKTAAQYLAHTPEEHKELYKKDKDGKPYLEIKLPQGQSYIDYPTVFLYDGIAYIYPKEDFSDLDKIILTFRRVNADGTIHVKEMRRLVNPTPKSEGTEKDEKGEAKLDTNSDIRLEYYRSLTSDTIWPNDPVQPSEPDIAMVLNDEKDPLPYDKQKHIMRSYKKMLRKISKQTAFKLRNIELDQKQMITKILDYNTN encoded by the coding sequence ATGATTCTACGATTCTCCATCGCTCTCTTTTTCCTACTTGGGATTTCGGCTGTATATGCTGAAAAACCTGCTTCTGCTACTTTGAAGGAACGCGAGACCCAAAAACAAATCGATCTTCAAAGAAAAAACGGGTTTGGTGATAACGAAATTGATACCTTACATGCAAACATCATTGGAAACTTACGCAAAATGAAAAAACTCCAAGACTTAGGAGTGGATAAAACAGCAGCACAGTACCTAGCACATACGCCAGAAGAACATAAAGAATTATATAAAAAAGATAAAGATGGTAAACCTTATTTGGAAATTAAACTTCCACAAGGGCAGTCTTACATTGATTATCCGACAGTATTTTTATACGACGGAATCGCATATATTTACCCAAAAGAGGATTTCAGCGATTTAGACAAAATCATTTTAACATTTCGCAGGGTGAACGCAGATGGAACCATCCATGTAAAAGAGATGAGACGACTTGTAAACCCAACTCCTAAATCAGAAGGAACTGAAAAAGATGAAAAGGGAGAAGCAAAGTTAGATACAAACTCAGACATTCGTTTGGAATATTATAGATCACTCACTTCTGATACCATTTGGCCGAATGATCCTGTGCAACCATCAGAACCTGACATTGCAATGGTTCTCAATGATGAAAAAGATCCCCTTCCTTACGATAAACAAAAACATATCATGAGATCTTACAAAAAGATGTTACGAAAAATATCCAAACAAACTGCATTCAAACTCAGAAACATCGAGTTAGATCAAAAACAAATGATTACTAAAATTTTGGATTATAATACGAACTAA
- a CDS encoding MFS transporter encodes MSKDKNPEAKKKKNREIFGWCMFDFANSSYTTVIISVVYCEIFTRLVVPADMTSDSPYRMGNSLWAWALAASYLFVVATGPIFGAITDYSSKKKLFLFLSYIGCVAATFLLYYVEPGMIWLGMVLVAFSNFFFASGENFASSFLPFLGSKEDLGKISGYAWGIGYFGGIGSVALATTLGDYTLDNFQNLKLVGPYTAIFFLVAAIPTFLFLREPHLPLGVSHHVNYFKIGKDRVVQTLKDASHFKDLMIYLVSLFFTMAALAIVISFAFIYGSQEIHIQAEHKQAMFIFIQIFAAIGALAFGVIQDSIGAKKTFNLTLVLWLVTCGLIYFVYDITNFANVTLGKTWTVQWVFVFISSLAGMGLGSTQSASRALVGIFSPESKSGEFFGMWGLSGKIAAAAGLFLFGYIQTLVTLRNAFLVVAFFYFLSLLINLFVNEERGVEAANRFQEKT; translated from the coding sequence ATGTCCAAAGACAAAAACCCGGAAGCCAAAAAGAAAAAAAACCGTGAAATTTTTGGATGGTGTATGTTCGATTTTGCGAACTCTTCTTACACCACCGTCATCATCAGCGTCGTTTATTGTGAAATTTTTACAAGACTCGTTGTTCCTGCCGATATGACTTCGGACAGTCCGTACCGCATGGGAAATTCCCTTTGGGCTTGGGCACTCGCTGCGTCCTATTTATTTGTGGTAGCCACTGGACCCATCTTTGGGGCGATCACTGATTATAGTTCCAAGAAAAAACTATTTCTTTTCTTAAGTTACATTGGTTGTGTGGCAGCCACTTTTTTACTCTATTATGTGGAACCTGGTATGATTTGGCTTGGAATGGTGCTTGTTGCCTTTTCTAACTTTTTCTTTGCTTCTGGTGAAAACTTTGCCTCTAGCTTTTTGCCCTTCCTCGGATCCAAAGAGGACCTAGGAAAAATTTCAGGTTATGCCTGGGGGATTGGGTACTTCGGCGGGATTGGATCTGTGGCTCTTGCGACAACTCTTGGCGATTATACTTTGGACAATTTTCAAAATTTAAAGTTAGTGGGACCTTACACAGCGATTTTCTTTTTAGTTGCTGCGATTCCTACATTCCTTTTCTTAAGGGAACCACATTTGCCTTTAGGTGTTTCTCATCATGTCAATTACTTCAAAATTGGAAAGGATCGTGTAGTTCAAACACTGAAAGATGCAAGCCACTTCAAAGATTTGATGATTTATCTTGTGTCTTTGTTTTTTACAATGGCAGCCCTTGCAATTGTGATTTCCTTTGCCTTTATTTATGGATCACAAGAAATCCATATCCAAGCAGAACATAAACAAGCTATGTTTATCTTTATTCAAATTTTTGCTGCTATTGGTGCTCTTGCGTTCGGTGTGATCCAAGATAGTATTGGTGCCAAAAAAACGTTTAACCTAACTCTTGTTCTTTGGCTTGTAACTTGTGGATTGATTTATTTTGTGTATGACATTACTAATTTTGCCAATGTAACTCTTGGAAAAACTTGGACAGTGCAGTGGGTTTTTGTTTTTATCTCTTCTCTTGCGGGAATGGGACTTGGTTCTACGCAGTCAGCATCACGAGCCCTCGTTGGTATCTTCAGTCCAGAATCCAAGTCAGGAGAATTTTTTGGGATGTGGGGACTTTCGGGTAAAATTGCAGCAGCAGCGGGACTTTTTCTTTTTGGTTATATCCAAACACTAGTAACCCTTAGAAATGCCTTCCTTGTAGTTGCTTTCTTTTATTTTTTATCACTGCTAATTAACTTGTTTGTGAATGAAGAAAGAGGAGTCGAGGCGGCCAACCGTTTCCAAGAAAAAACATGA
- a CDS encoding DUF6580 family putative transport protein: protein MFQSRVFVAILMVIATVISRILPHPPNFTPILAVSLFSGAYLADRRIALFVPILAMFVSDYFIGFHDLMPVIYGFMILAVLFGKQIGSSLQKSFGFTVVGSVAFFVLTNFAVWATSGMYTLDVSGLVTCFTLAIPFFQNSMAGDLVYSGILFGSMAFLNRTVFVTAKQNA, encoded by the coding sequence ATGTTCCAATCTCGTGTCTTCGTTGCCATCCTTATGGTGATCGCTACTGTCATCAGCCGTATCCTACCTCACCCACCGAATTTTACGCCCATTTTGGCCGTTTCTTTGTTTTCGGGTGCCTATTTGGCAGACAGACGAATTGCTCTTTTTGTTCCCATCTTAGCGATGTTCGTTTCCGATTATTTCATCGGGTTTCACGACTTAATGCCTGTGATTTACGGATTTATGATTCTTGCCGTCCTATTCGGAAAACAAATTGGATCCTCTTTACAAAAATCCTTTGGGTTCACAGTAGTTGGATCGGTAGCTTTTTTTGTTCTTACCAACTTTGCGGTTTGGGCAACGAGCGGAATGTATACTTTAGACGTTTCGGGACTTGTGACTTGTTTTACACTCGCCATTCCTTTTTTCCAAAACTCAATGGCAGGTGATTTAGTATATTCTGGAATCCTATTTGGATCCATGGCGTTTCTCAATCGCACAGTATTTGTTACTGCAAAACAAAACGCATAG
- a CDS encoding RibD family protein, translated as MKLSINMAMTLDGKVVRPDGRWYGLTSSEDKTQMDVYRSQSDAVLIGKNSIINDNPIVKIRAVPNALNPRPVILVRKGTLPPDKHVFEESDHIPLVICTKSNLKEIKTSLENKAEIFALDSDDIDPKKVTGILKRKGYKNVLLEGGPKLNFSFLEADLVDRIFLTIVPYIIGKTGLPGIADRNSELPNFDKNGWVLKDHFTKRNEIFLVYEKS; from the coding sequence ATGAAATTATCGATCAATATGGCGATGACCTTGGATGGGAAGGTAGTTCGCCCGGATGGCCGTTGGTATGGCCTTACTTCTAGTGAAGACAAAACCCAGATGGACGTCTACCGGTCCCAATCTGATGCCGTCCTTATTGGAAAAAACTCCATCATCAATGACAATCCCATTGTAAAAATCCGAGCAGTTCCGAATGCACTCAATCCGAGGCCAGTCATCCTTGTCAGAAAGGGCACTCTTCCCCCAGACAAACATGTCTTTGAAGAATCCGATCATATCCCCCTAGTTATCTGCACCAAATCAAACTTAAAAGAAATCAAAACAAGCCTAGAAAACAAAGCTGAGATTTTTGCTTTGGATTCCGACGACATTGATCCCAAAAAAGTCACAGGGATCCTCAAACGAAAAGGTTACAAAAATGTCCTTTTGGAAGGTGGGCCCAAACTCAATTTTTCCTTTTTGGAAGCTGACCTTGTGGACCGCATTTTTCTTACCATCGTTCCTTATATCATTGGAAAAACTGGCCTTCCTGGGATCGCTGACCGCAATTCTGAACTTCCCAACTTTGATAAAAATGGTTGGGTTCTAAAAGACCATTTTACCAAAAGAAACGAAATCTTTCTCGTTTACGAAAAATCTTAA
- a CDS encoding alpha/beta hydrolase, whose amino-acid sequence MLGIKKSVAQLVFSLPEHWISTLVRKNNQPETNELDPHCALACNIARFLPKMEQMNPEKARRHYRDQMRIFEEPEIPIPHIEDKLIPTPSASFIPIRVYNANPQKRNLPTILFFHGGGLTIGNLETHDNFCRKMSHYTKSIVIAVDYRLAPEHPYPAAHDDVWLAYQYVRNTVYLFGGSPNAIAVCGDSAGALLATSLCLRAKKDKVPVPVFQALLYPMLDTSKESETYELFAERYVLTRSLMRWFIQNYLPNKKDRLLPYNSPVLADSKELKGLPPTYIGIAGYDPLREEGETYAKLLQSAGVKVEERFFSSLIHGYIQLTGLIPKAKEAEMDLFQSLNRFFSTRKI is encoded by the coding sequence ATGTTAGGTATCAAAAAATCAGTCGCACAACTTGTCTTTTCGTTACCAGAACATTGGATTTCCACTTTGGTAAGAAAGAACAACCAACCGGAAACAAATGAATTGGATCCGCACTGTGCTTTAGCATGTAACATTGCAAGGTTCCTACCTAAAATGGAACAAATGAACCCAGAGAAGGCACGCCGGCATTACCGCGATCAGATGCGGATCTTCGAGGAACCGGAAATTCCCATTCCTCATATCGAAGACAAACTCATTCCTACTCCTAGCGCCTCTTTCATTCCTATCCGAGTCTACAACGCCAACCCACAAAAAAGAAATCTTCCCACCATACTCTTCTTTCACGGCGGTGGACTCACCATTGGGAATCTAGAAACCCATGATAATTTTTGTCGCAAAATGTCTCATTATACAAAGAGCATAGTCATTGCTGTGGATTACCGTTTGGCACCCGAACATCCCTACCCTGCAGCCCATGATGATGTTTGGTTGGCATACCAATATGTAAGAAACACTGTGTACCTTTTTGGTGGCTCACCCAATGCGATAGCTGTTTGTGGGGACAGTGCGGGAGCGTTACTGGCAACCTCCCTTTGCCTCCGAGCCAAAAAAGACAAAGTTCCTGTTCCTGTTTTCCAAGCACTATTATACCCAATGCTTGATACTTCGAAAGAATCTGAAACTTATGAACTTTTTGCGGAACGTTATGTCCTCACACGTTCTCTGATGCGTTGGTTCATCCAAAACTACCTTCCTAACAAAAAAGATAGGTTACTGCCTTATAATTCCCCAGTTTTAGCAGATTCCAAAGAATTGAAAGGCCTTCCTCCTACATATATAGGAATTGCGGGTTATGATCCTTTACGCGAAGAGGGAGAAACATATGCCAAACTCCTGCAATCAGCCGGTGTCAAAGTCGAAGAAAGGTTCTTTTCCTCTCTCATCCACGGGTACATCCAACTCACAGGACTCATCCCCAAGGCCAAAGAAGCAGAAATGGATCTTTTCCAATCTCTCAATCGTTTTTTTTCTACGAGAAAAATCTGA
- a CDS encoding LIC_13241 domain-containing protein, producing the protein MNSIDLNDLPFLREESLRVFHWLVSQFPKIEIPNPSNQVPNDNPLIDKDNLDVMEQWENNESMEFPIRWKTEQMGQIFEWVVSDMGSVTLRLGGSEGNRRNPAPIFYLSLRKKEGGGFHWTDPEGNPIPFPDPSILVEIQNRIQLYLDSIS; encoded by the coding sequence ATGAACTCAATTGACTTAAACGATTTACCATTTTTAAGAGAAGAATCCCTTCGTGTATTTCATTGGTTGGTTTCACAATTTCCAAAAATAGAAATACCTAATCCTTCAAACCAAGTGCCAAATGACAATCCACTAATAGATAAAGATAACCTGGATGTAATGGAACAATGGGAAAACAACGAATCCATGGAATTTCCCATTCGTTGGAAGACAGAACAGATGGGACAGATCTTTGAATGGGTGGTTTCGGATATGGGTTCCGTAACACTGAGGTTAGGTGGATCAGAAGGAAACCGAAGGAATCCGGCTCCCATTTTTTATTTAAGTCTTCGGAAAAAAGAAGGAGGTGGGTTTCACTGGACAGACCCAGAAGGAAATCCAATTCCCTTTCCCGATCCATCCATTCTTGTGGAGATCCAAAATCGAATCCAATTGTATTTGGATTCGATTTCTTAA
- the mazG gene encoding nucleoside triphosphate pyrophosphohydrolase: protein MNPPNFDSPLENLLALTADLRSPEGCPWDKEQTHLSVIPHLLEETYEVVDTIERGDDNHLKEELGDLLFQITFHSQLAKERGAFEFQDVANDVFQKLVFRHPHVYGTKEGINSGEQVLTQWDQLKQKEKEKKGNTDSDKSILAGIPKALPAIQRSEKIQSKVTKQGFDWPTVSGVFEKFQEEIKELDTELQTKGSLSSKKLPYDERVEDELGDLFFLLVNLSRKLSIDPETCLRRANEKFETRFRIVESFVEETGKTLKDYSLAELDQFWDKAKLQLKEETKKESR, encoded by the coding sequence GTGAACCCTCCTAATTTTGATTCACCCTTGGAAAACCTACTGGCATTGACGGCTGATTTGCGAAGCCCGGAAGGTTGTCCTTGGGACAAAGAACAGACCCATCTTTCCGTCATCCCCCATTTACTCGAAGAAACCTATGAAGTTGTAGATACAATTGAAAGGGGAGACGACAACCACTTAAAAGAAGAGTTGGGTGATCTACTTTTTCAGATCACCTTCCACAGCCAACTGGCCAAAGAGAGGGGAGCCTTCGAGTTCCAAGATGTGGCCAACGATGTATTTCAAAAATTAGTGTTTCGCCATCCCCATGTTTACGGGACCAAAGAAGGAATCAATTCTGGGGAACAGGTGCTGACTCAGTGGGATCAGTTAAAACAAAAAGAAAAAGAAAAAAAGGGAAACACTGATTCCGATAAAAGTATTCTTGCCGGGATTCCAAAAGCCCTGCCCGCCATCCAACGATCTGAAAAAATTCAAAGTAAGGTCACAAAACAGGGGTTTGATTGGCCTACTGTTTCGGGCGTGTTTGAAAAGTTCCAAGAAGAAATCAAAGAACTAGATACAGAACTCCAAACGAAAGGATCCCTTAGTTCTAAAAAATTACCTTATGATGAACGTGTCGAAGACGAGTTAGGTGATCTTTTCTTTTTACTCGTCAATTTATCTCGCAAACTTTCGATTGATCCAGAAACTTGCCTTCGTCGTGCCAATGAAAAATTTGAAACTCGATTTCGTATTGTAGAATCATTCGTGGAAGAAACGGGAAAAACTTTGAAAGATTATTCCCTGGCAGAACTAGACCAGTTTTGGGACAAAGCGAAGTTACAGTTAAAAGAAGAAACAAAAAAAGAATCCCGATGA
- a CDS encoding DUF2779 domain-containing protein has translation MFDSEVTPVTKSQYLQYLRCNNAFHLIREGLVQKPSSASFGGYLEWGDFLQLCRNQFHDVTTIDKTLEKEESFQKTETLILKKKSIFHAHLRFKEFVSTVEYLEYDNEQEGWFLWDFRPIGSIKQDILRSFYFYKQVAEGMSLRILGYKLIRIQTKFVYPGGPINPEDYLLVEDITPRMESEMGTREEEWRSFQEELKNTKEQSVRYSFLEAKPSCRSLKTCLSPSHCAKGKETAKEIFDFRDSSELAKQWFASGYNSYDSVPDSELSPIQKIQKEAHITGNIHFDRKSFEAYLVNATKSVAFLDFESINPYIPLYPQTRPFQHIPYLYSLHIWDSEKNTLTHKTYLHEDIGSDPRVPVMSQLQKDLPPGITIFSFNDFFEKLIIQESAEVFPEFLEFWERVKSMFIDLALPFKKLWIYHPGQNGKASLKEILPCFSTESHGGLSIREGQDANYQYLRLIKKQVTAEEKKRVLEDLKAYCKLDSYGLFLIYRMLQERLSVI, from the coding sequence TTGTTTGATTCAGAAGTCACTCCAGTTACCAAATCTCAGTATTTACAATACTTAAGATGTAATAATGCATTTCATTTAATCAGAGAGGGATTGGTACAGAAACCTTCCTCAGCGTCTTTTGGTGGTTATCTGGAATGGGGAGATTTTCTCCAACTTTGTAGAAACCAGTTTCATGATGTGACCACCATCGACAAAACACTAGAGAAAGAAGAAAGTTTCCAAAAAACGGAAACACTAATCCTAAAAAAGAAATCTATCTTTCACGCCCATCTTCGGTTTAAAGAATTTGTTTCCACAGTAGAATATTTAGAATACGACAACGAACAGGAAGGTTGGTTTCTCTGGGATTTTCGACCGATTGGTTCTATCAAACAGGACATCCTTCGTTCTTTTTATTTTTACAAACAAGTGGCAGAAGGAATGTCACTTCGGATCCTTGGATACAAACTCATTCGCATCCAAACAAAATTTGTTTATCCAGGTGGTCCCATCAATCCAGAAGATTACCTACTCGTAGAAGATATCACTCCACGAATGGAATCGGAGATGGGGACTAGAGAAGAAGAATGGAGGTCATTCCAAGAGGAACTAAAAAACACAAAAGAACAATCTGTACGGTATTCTTTTTTAGAGGCAAAACCAAGTTGTCGTTCCTTAAAAACCTGTCTATCTCCAAGTCACTGCGCAAAAGGAAAAGAAACTGCCAAAGAAATCTTTGATTTTCGTGACAGTTCCGAACTAGCCAAACAATGGTTTGCCTCTGGGTACAATTCGTACGATTCTGTTCCCGATTCCGAACTTTCTCCCATCCAAAAAATACAAAAAGAAGCTCATATCACGGGAAATATTCACTTTGATCGAAAATCTTTTGAAGCTTACTTAGTGAATGCGACAAAATCCGTTGCTTTTTTAGATTTTGAATCCATAAACCCTTACATTCCTCTCTATCCACAAACAAGACCCTTCCAACACATTCCGTATTTGTATTCCTTACATATTTGGGATTCTGAAAAGAATACTTTAACACATAAAACCTATTTACACGAAGATATAGGCTCTGACCCCCGTGTTCCTGTTATGTCCCAATTACAAAAGGATTTACCACCAGGGATCACCATATTTTCGTTTAACGATTTCTTTGAAAAACTGATCATCCAGGAGTCTGCCGAAGTTTTTCCAGAGTTTTTAGAGTTTTGGGAGAGAGTCAAATCGATGTTTATCGACCTGGCATTGCCATTTAAAAAACTTTGGATCTACCATCCCGGCCAAAACGGAAAAGCATCCTTAAAGGAAATCCTTCCCTGCTTTAGTACAGAAAGTCACGGAGGCCTTTCCATTCGTGAAGGCCAAGATGCTAACTACCAATATTTAAGATTAATAAAAAAGCAGGTGACAGCCGAAGAAAAAAAACGTGTTCTGGAGGATTTGAAAGCTTACTGCAAATTAGACAGTTACGGTTTGTTTTTAATCTATAGAATGTTACAAGAAAGATTATCGGTTATTTAA
- the lpxD gene encoding UDP-3-O-(3-hydroxymyristoyl)glucosamine N-acyltransferase, translating into MQTLNLSTLQSLLPEAKFQNTESIVSLSFTGLTSLSLASTTDISFVASKTFVNEAKTSKAPVLIVSSDIADAIPDKALIIVPKVELSTAKIIRQFFPEKQPSGKHSTHVFIDPTAKIGSNTDIGHFVTIGKNSVIGNDCIIEDGVKIGDNVRIGDGARIGKNCVFFDDTIIGKRFIVFGNSSFGGDGFGFVFAEGRHNKIPQVGRVVIGDDVEVGSNCTIDRGALTDTTIGNGCKFDNMVHIAHNCKVGDHVIIAGQSGLAGSVTLGNHVIIGGACAISDHITLIEGTIIAGGTSLRTSPKTKDVYVGWDLGLTFPEFQKYRVNIKNIVNLNKWLKRIENIEKKVGIESKES; encoded by the coding sequence ATGCAAACACTCAACCTATCTACTCTCCAATCATTACTCCCAGAAGCAAAGTTTCAAAATACAGAAAGTATCGTTTCTCTTTCTTTTACCGGACTCACTTCTCTTTCTTTAGCCAGTACAACTGACATTTCCTTTGTTGCCTCAAAGACATTTGTGAACGAAGCGAAAACCTCAAAAGCTCCCGTACTCATTGTATCTTCTGATATAGCTGATGCAATCCCGGACAAAGCTCTTATCATTGTTCCTAAAGTAGAACTAAGCACGGCAAAAATCATCCGCCAATTTTTTCCAGAAAAACAACCTTCAGGAAAACATAGCACACATGTTTTCATCGATCCTACCGCCAAAATTGGATCGAACACGGATATCGGACATTTTGTAACCATTGGAAAAAACTCTGTCATTGGTAATGACTGCATCATCGAAGATGGAGTCAAAATCGGTGACAATGTTCGCATAGGTGATGGTGCAAGGATTGGAAAAAACTGTGTGTTCTTTGACGATACAATCATCGGAAAACGTTTTATCGTATTTGGTAATTCAAGTTTTGGTGGGGATGGATTTGGATTTGTTTTTGCTGAAGGCAGACATAACAAAATCCCACAAGTAGGTCGCGTAGTGATTGGCGATGATGTGGAAGTTGGAAGTAACTGCACCATCGATCGAGGAGCACTCACTGACACAACCATTGGTAACGGTTGTAAATTTGATAATATGGTCCATATTGCTCACAACTGTAAGGTAGGAGACCATGTGATTATTGCGGGTCAATCCGGTCTTGCGGGAAGTGTAACACTCGGAAATCATGTAATTATCGGCGGTGCCTGTGCCATCAGTGACCATATAACACTCATTGAAGGAACCATCATTGCTGGAGGAACAAGTTTACGAACTTCACCGAAAACAAAGGATGTATATGTAGGTTGGGACTTAGGTCTTACCTTCCCTGAATTTCAAAAGTATCGTGTGAATATCAAAAACATTGTGAATTTAAACAAATGGTTAAAACGCATTGAAAACATTGAAAAAAAAGTAGGAATTGAATCGAAGGAATCTTAA
- a CDS encoding (2Fe-2S)-binding protein: MRPKRVCLCRMVTEEDLVRAIHAGAVTMEQIREKTRATTGCGTCSMQVYHILQRELQNLSRRKIS, from the coding sequence ATGAGACCCAAACGGGTCTGTTTATGTCGAATGGTGACGGAAGAAGATTTAGTCCGTGCCATCCATGCGGGCGCCGTAACCATGGAACAAATCAGAGAAAAAACAAGAGCCACTACTGGCTGCGGGACCTGTTCGATGCAGGTCTACCACATCCTCCAGCGCGAATTGCAGAATCTCTCTCGGAGGAAAATTTCATGA
- a CDS encoding alpha-L-glutamate ligase-like protein, which translates to MISLFKKFEEEGILGINRRIGEYILPYNAREYYPLVDDKWKTAELARQFHVPMPYHYGLVDTFGGIRGTGELIQGKPGFVVKPANGGMGNGILVITGESKAENGSVLFHKADEKKITEKELYHHISGILSGLYSLDGNSDSCVLQERLECHSFFREISFRGIPDIRVIVFLGYPVMAMLRLPTKESGGRANLHQGALGVGVDLHTGTLTHSVCNDKMVYQHPDTKQTLSGRVIPHWETILEMASRCYDMSGLGYLGVDIVLDELRGPLLLEMNARPGLGIQIANRMGLLDRLRLVERIKNSADGPKTRVHRMFQEL; encoded by the coding sequence ATGATTTCCCTTTTTAAGAAGTTTGAAGAAGAGGGAATTCTTGGAATCAATCGAAGAATCGGCGAATACATTTTACCTTACAATGCAAGAGAATATTATCCTTTAGTGGATGATAAATGGAAAACGGCAGAACTTGCCAGGCAGTTTCATGTGCCCATGCCATACCATTATGGACTTGTAGATACTTTTGGTGGTATTCGAGGTACTGGGGAACTGATCCAAGGAAAGCCTGGATTTGTTGTCAAACCAGCTAACGGTGGTATGGGGAATGGAATTCTTGTCATTACTGGTGAATCGAAAGCTGAGAACGGATCTGTTCTTTTTCATAAGGCAGACGAAAAGAAAATAACCGAAAAAGAATTATACCACCATATCTCCGGAATTTTATCCGGACTATATTCTTTGGATGGCAACTCCGATTCTTGTGTATTACAAGAAAGATTAGAATGCCATTCCTTCTTTCGTGAGATTTCCTTTCGTGGAATTCCTGACATCCGAGTGATTGTCTTTTTAGGATATCCTGTGATGGCTATGTTACGTTTGCCAACAAAAGAATCGGGTGGAAGAGCCAATCTCCACCAAGGGGCACTCGGTGTTGGTGTTGACCTTCATACCGGAACTCTCACCCATTCTGTTTGTAATGATAAAATGGTTTACCAACATCCGGACACAAAACAAACATTAAGTGGAAGGGTGATTCCTCATTGGGAAACTATTTTGGAAATGGCTTCTCGTTGTTACGATATGTCCGGTCTTGGATATTTAGGTGTGGATATTGTTCTCGATGAATTGCGCGGGCCACTGCTACTTGAAATGAATGCAAGACCAGGTCTTGGAATTCAGATTGCGAATCGAATGGGTCTATTGGATCGTTTGCGTTTGGTGGAGAGAATCAAAAATTCGGCGGATGGTCCAAAGACACGTGTCCACCGAATGTTTCAAGAATTGTAA